One Lampris incognitus isolate fLamInc1 chromosome 18, fLamInc1.hap2, whole genome shotgun sequence genomic region harbors:
- the spaca4l gene encoding prostate stem cell antigen, producing the protein MNKIILHVFAAGFCFAVGQALQCYNCRIGFWNMCITTKVTCDAGEHCYSGTGKAVGVVDVKMKGCLKVAECNTTETVTFPPSSNTTTYTMTKTCCDSDLCNAAPALPSITVLPLALAAFTTVLMGKVLV; encoded by the exons ATGAACAAAATTATTCTTCACGTCTTTGCGGCTGGTTTCTGCTTCGCAGTCG GCCAAGCTCTGCAGTGCTACAATTGTAGAATTGGTTTTTGGAATATGTGCATCACCACAAAAGTCACATGTGATGCGGGAGAGCATTGCTACAGTGGCACTGGAAAAGCGG TTGGTGTTGTGGACGTCAAGATGAAGGGCTGTCTAAAGGTGGCCGAGTGCAACACGACGGAAACGGTGACTTTCCCACCGTCctccaacaccaccacctacacaatGACCAAAACGTGCTGTGACTCTGACTTGTGTAACGCGGCCCCTGCCCTGCCCAGCATCACAGTGCTACCCCTGGCCCTCGCAGCATTCACTACTGTACTTATGGGCAAGGTCTTGGTGTGA